A single region of the Bos mutus isolate GX-2022 chromosome 17, NWIPB_WYAK_1.1, whole genome shotgun sequence genome encodes:
- the NDUFC1 gene encoding NADH dehydrogenase [ubiquinone] 1 subunit C1, mitochondrial, whose translation MAPSALLRPFWKLLAPARFPSVSSSRSKFYIQEPPHGSPNWLKVGLTLGTSVFLWIYLIKQHNEDVLEYKRRNGLE comes from the exons ATGGCGCCGTCCGCGTTGTTGCGGCCATTCTGGAAGCTGCTGGCCCCGGCTAGGTTCCCGAGTGTCT CTTCATCTCGGTCAAAGTTCTACATTCAGGAACCGCCACATGGCAGTCCCAACTGGCTGAAAGTTGGCTTGACCTTGGGCACCTCCGTTTTTTTGTGGATCTAT CTCATCAAACAACATAACGAAGATGTTTTAGagtataaaagaagaaatgggtTGGAATAA